A segment of the Babylonia areolata isolate BAREFJ2019XMU chromosome 20, ASM4173473v1, whole genome shotgun sequence genome:
GACTAGCGAGCAGATCACCActtaaggtcaagtggaggggaagttaacgcagtgacgcctccttgagctactgaaactgaaactgaaacggaggggaagaaaatactggcgactgtggggtttgaaccagtacgctcaaattctctcccttccaaggcagatgcgttaccactaggccaacagtTTTTCATTTCATTGGTATAGcgtttattgttcttgttgtttggtggtgttttctCTCTCAATACGTTGTGTAGAGATTCACCCTGTCAGTCCTGGTGGTATCTTTTGGTAGCTCTGTCAACCCATTAGTCGGGGTCTTCACAGAGGAGTGAtcctgtttggtttggtttggagagagcttgcaggcagaaaaagatcagcccgaaattcacacagtgAAATATGTCATGATATAGAGTgaaacaatactatacaatgcaatacaatacaacacacacacacacacaaacaaacacacacacacacacacacacgcgcgcgcgcgcgaagccTATAGTTACTACTCAGCCAGCCTCGACAAACCATTTTACTTACATGACCATTAAAACCGGAGTCTGACCCTGCTTCCACATGATGAAGCACGGCTTCTGTCTGTCCTGGGTCAGCTTCTGTATGATGTCCTCATAGTTTTGTTGGTTGTTCTTTGCAGGATCTACATTGAAAGTTTCGACGGGTACGATTTCGTTCTGGGCTTCATTGAAATTGAAAACACTGGCAATGGGAAAATCCGGTATTCTTGGAATCGCCGAGACCACAAGCTCAACTGAATCAAACTTTATACCGCTGGACATTatgaagctttttttcttttatgttttttcttcttttttttaaccgtgATTTCTCACAACAAATTACAgttggtgaagaaaaagaagaaaaaaaaacctccaagaAACAAGTACAAGTTACTACAGGATACTtggtgggtggggaagaaagcaaaaacaattgCAGTCTTCTGCCTAAAAAATCCAGCGAACTGTTTGAGTTTCAAAGCGTTGCTTGTGAGTCACACTGAGCCAGCCTTGGTTTTATCAGTTGATATAATAGTCTGTCAgtcgaggggtggggagggagtgtgtgggggtggaggtgtcggTTAGTGGGGAGCGGGCGtggcggaggggaagggggacgggAGGGTTAGTGGCGGTATtgcagaagggaagggagggggttgttgaCGTCATCCCTCCACATACGGCTTGGGGTGCCAgtcggggggggggatggtttggggggtggggaaagggagaaaagaaaactaaaagcgtgaaagcgagagagagagagagagagagagagagtgagagatggatgaTCACAGGAGACACTACACAATAACCTTTTCACGAATTTTAAAAGGAAGACATTTCAATCACATGGAAGGGTAGGTACATCAAGAATTATACACAGCAATAACGAATACGCGCATAccggcacgaacacacacacacacacacacacagacacacacactacacac
Coding sequences within it:
- the LOC143294771 gene encoding uncharacterized protein LOC143294771 — protein: MSSGIKFDSVELVVSAIPRIPDFPIASVFNFNEAQNEIVPVETFNVDPAKNNQQNYEDIIQKLTQDRQKPCFIMWKQGQTPVLMVICMDELPIRLKMLFRSAHTTINGKLQNVPSIFGSTMAELEYKNFIKLVPAVQEPLP